One Nostoc sp. CENA543 genomic window, CCGCATCTGCTGGTGATATGACGAAGGAAGAAACGGAACTGTTAGAGAAAATGCGGCAAAATGGAGGAATACGCGATCGCGTTTTTTATGTCTTCAACCGCATCGATGAAACTTGGTACAATACCCAATTAAGGCAACGACTAGACGATTTAATTAATTCACAGTTTCGTGATACTAGTCGCGTTTATAAAACCAGTGGTTTACTAGGATTTTACGGCAGTCAAATTAAACAGACAACCCTTCAAGACAGATTTGGTTTGGATTCTATTTTTGTAGATAGCGTTAAAGGTGTACATGGTACAGAAGAAACACCGCAGTTCGTTTACGCATTTAATAATTACTGTGTCAGTTCTGGTAAACTGTCTTCTACTAATTTTCGGATTTCTCTTAACGGTTTTGAATCCCCCAATGCTAACTATGTAAGAATCTTATCAGAGCAAGGTACACCTTTAATTAATCAGTTAATTCAAGATAGTGGTATTGAAGAATTTCGCAGTGCAATTACTTGCTACCTCACCGAAGAAAAGCGTCCCCAGCTTTTTAAATCTCTCGCTAATGACTTGGAAGATATTTGTATTAAACTCAAAAAACACTATCAAGTGGCATATCGAGATTTAGATAGTCAACCCCGTGAAATTGAGACAATGAAACAACATGAATTGCAACGTCTCAATCAACAGTTGCAACAAGTGGGGAGAGATTTCAGTCAGCACATTATAGAAGAGGTAAATCTAGTAATTAATAACTCCTGTGATGGCTTTGAAACTGATTTTAAACAATTACAATCTCGGATGATCCGCCGTTTAGATGAGTTATTAGATACTTTTTCTGTAGCTGATGCTTATCGCCGTGCAACTCTGAGTCATCCACGCAATGCTACTGCACCATTACTAGCGATTTTAGTTGAAGCTTTCTATTATCTTGCTAATCAATTAGAAGATATTTTAGTCGAATCTTCCGAACAAGTAATTGCTAATCTTTTCCAAAGATTAATGGAGAAGGTTCGTAAATCAGAATACTATCGTCAATTGTATCGCTTGTTAGGTAATGATGCAGGCATTGAATCAAAGTTAAAAACACTAGAAAAAGCTGTATCGCAATCTTTAGTTGACGCAGCTAGTGTAGAATGCGATCGCTATGTCAGAGAAAGTCATCTATTTTACGATGAAGGCACATTTTCTATATATCAATTCCGCCAAACTTTGCTGCAAACTTCTCAAGGTTATGATTCTGAAAGTATAGTAGAGGCAGAACCAGCAATCAGACAACTATTAAAGTTGGACTTTGAACCCAAAGTTTCCCAAACTATCCGTAAAACTTTCCGTCAAACTATCAACCAAATCCTCAAAACCCAATTATTACCAATGACGGAAAGTCAAGCCGAAGAAATTTTACAGCAATATCCCCAAGCACGAGTTTATTTAGAACAGACATTAGCACAAGAAGCAGAGGAGAAAATAGCTAATAATCGGCGGTTACTCAATGCTGTTGAACAAAAAATTGAGGCTTATAATTTAGCGGTGACTAATATTAATAGTTGTTTGCAATCCATGCAACTATATAATCATCTCCTACCTACAATTAGCACGACACAATCAGAACTAGTAGAAGATATTTCTGCTAGTAATGGTGTGTTGATTTCAGATGGTTTATCGGGCAGTATGACACAGATTTAATCCGTCTTTTCAAAAAGTCCGCTTATGCGGACTTTATTTATATAACTGCAAATTCATTCCTGGTGAGACTAAAATATTAATCATTTAGCCAGATACATAACAATGGAAGATAATTTTAATTTGAGTAACTGTAGTGACAATGATGTTTTTTCGGTGAAAGATCAGGTATTTAAAGCTAGTCAAATTAGGCAAGCACTACAAAAAATATTTCTTGAGCAATTATCTAAGGAACTTTATATATTGTTAAATGATTGTGGTATATCAATAGATCCAGGTGGTTACATAGTTGGTAATAGATTCTATCGCTATGATTCTCAGTTCTTTGAGGAAGGAATAGAATGTGAAATACTGCAACCTGGAACTGCTGGTTGGCAAACAGGAAAAGTTAGAATTAATGTTAACATAGAATTTATCCCAGACACATCTAATACAACAGCATCAACATCACCATTAGATGATCTGCGGCGCAGGATGAATGAAGAATAATTATGAATAAGACACCATGCATTCATATACCACAATCAGTTAGACAATATGTGTTCCAACGGGATAAATATCAATGTCAAAGTTGCGGTAAAACAGGCTTAGAAACTGATTTAAATATCGACCATATTATCCCCTTAGCGCGCGGTGGTCAAAACGATATCAGCAACTTGCAGACTCTTTGCTGTACCTGTAATCAACGTAAGACAGATAAAATTGACCACCGCTTCCGACGCAAGTTTAAAATTTAGTTGTTTAATTAACAAACTCAATGCAAGAATTTACTAAACTTCATTAATTTTGCTCGTAGATTCTGGTGATTTCATGGAGAAGAAAATCATTTTTCTGGTGGTAGCAGCTATGTGTTGACGCTACGACATCCAGGAATTTGTGTATTCAGCAATATACAGCAGATAACAGGTAAATAAAATACCAATTTGCACAACAAAGCTAGATACCTAAAGACTGTAAACGCTGTTCCCTATTCCTTGTGACATTTGTGCTGCTGTAAGAATTAGCACCAGCCAGACATCTGTAATTTGCATGAAATTGAAACTGCATTTTCAAAATATGGCACACCGGGGTACTATATGCTGTTTTTAGTCAACTCAGCTGGTGTGCCTTCTGTGGCGAAAATCATCCAAGTAGGTGGTAATCCTTCCCCTGTACCGCCAGCTAACGCTTAATTATCCCACTTACTACATTGGACAAACAAATTCTTTAGGTTATATCCAACCAGTTAATAGTAGTAGTGATACCTTGACGAAGAATAATGCAACTTGGAATTTTGTCCCAGGATTGGCAAATGCAAATTGTGTTTCTTGTGAGTCGAAAACTAATTCTGGCTATTATTTAAGGCATCAAGGTTATCGTGTGCAATTAAATCAAAACGACAACACAGATTTATTCAAAGCTGATGCCACATTCTGTCCCAAACTTGGACTTGCAGATACAACTGCGCTGTCATTTGCCTCATTTAACGATCCCACTCACTATCTGCGTAATCGCAATTATGAGTTGCGGATTGAACCCCAAGCTGGGGATATTGGGTACAAAAACGACGCATCATTTCAAATAGCTGCGCCTTGGATACAATAATCCCATCGACTTTTATTAGTTACTTATTCAATGTCTGTTGGGTATAATCCGACAGATTTTTTATTTCTTCTTTGAGATTTTCCACAAAAAAATAGCATATTTTCCTGGAAAGCCAAATCTTAAAAATTAAGCTAGCATGGATTTTGAATTAACTGTCAGTTTTAGAAGTTATGCCTCAAAAACATCACAGCAATTCCCGAAGAACCATTAAATTCAGACCTAAATTTAGCCAAATTCTTGTAGTGATAGTTACTTTAATAGTTGCTTTTCCTTGGTTATACGAAATTAAAACCAAGGCGGGAATTAACATATCCAAAAGTCGCCATGCTGGGACATTCTTTGAAAAACATACAGGTGGACTTTTTCGCTGTGAATGGCTGTATCCGTATAAATGCGATCGCCCTACCCCAAATTAGTTCATAATCTGATAGTTAGTTGTAAGGACTCTAGTCCTTACTTCTGAAAAGAGGTAGAAATCAGGGGTTTATTTCCATCTTCCGTATTACCACTAAAGCCATAGCGTTGTTCGGGAACTGGATAACCAGCTTCGCCAAAAGTTTCTTTGATAGCTTTATTAGTGTCAAAATAAACCTGCCAATAATCTTGATTATGACAGTAGGGACGCACCGCTAAGACTGTACCTGCTAGATTAAAATCTAAAATTTCTACATCGGGTGCAGGATTATTTAAAACATGAGGAATTTGGCTGATTCTCTGTTTTAATAGCCTGATTGCTTCATTATGGTCAACACTGTGATGTATTTGTGCTTTCAGATCAACACGCCGATAAGGATTAGCTGAAAAATTCTCAATGTTATCTGAAAATATTTTATTATTGGCGACAATTGTCATTACATTGTCAAGTGTATTAATAGTAGTTGTGAATAGTCCTATTTCTGCTACTGTTCCAGTTACACCTGCGGCTGATATCAAATCACCAGCCTTAAATGGACGAAAAATCATTAAAAAAGCACCAGCCGCAAAGTTTGCTAATAAGCCACTCCAAGCCGCACCAATGGCGATACCTAATGCTGCTAACAATGCCGCAAAAGAAGTAGTTTCAACACCGAAAAAGCCAAGAATCGCCACAATTAGAATAATTCTCAGCGTCACTGCAACGATATTGAGTAGATAATTCACCAGCGTCGGTTCAATATGCTGGGTACGAAAAGCGCGACGGAGTAATTTTAAGCCAAAATCAATTAAATTTTGACCGATAAACCAAATTGCGATCGCGCCTATTAATTTCAATCCAAATTGTGTTAGTAATCCCAGTACAACAGGAATAATTTGATTGAAATTCATAAGTTTTTCTCTATTTTCAAAAAAAATAAAAAGTACCACAAAAATTATTAATCTTCTTTGGATTGTGGCTACTTTTCATAATGGTGTGAATAAGCATATCAACTCACCTCTTCCTGAAGAGAGATTGTGTAGTTTCTGTCTTTTGAAAGATATTTAATCATCAGAATTACTTCAGTAATAACAAGTAATATAATAAAAAAGTAGGTAAAATTTGGACTTTACCTACCTTGTACTTAATTGTTCTATTTTTAAGTGAAGAATCTGCACATGAAAGCGTAATTTTTACTGTGTAACAAAATCACTTAAAGACGAAGCTGGAACAGCATTTGCTCCATTTCCTGAATGACTATTGACAACATAACGTTGTTCGGGAACTGGATAACCAGCTTCACCAAAGCTTTCC contains:
- a CDS encoding dynamin-like GTPase family protein, whose protein sequence is MSYLPFQCHNLKDQVDSILQLLQQESALRSQDITSVQTSLGKAISPRFEIVFAGAFSAGKSMLINALLERELLYSAEGHATGTECKIEYAELGEERVVLTFLSEAEIREQATSLCQQLGFATGANINQAEVVSLLYQGCDAIIQQEGGESKSERAKQAKALILLLQGYEANNKHIHPTINATYSMEQFNFTNLKEAAGYARRGSNSAVLKQIEYYCNHPLLQDGNVIIDTPGIDAPVEKDARLTYAKIQHPDTSAVVCVLKPASAGDMTKEETELLEKMRQNGGIRDRVFYVFNRIDETWYNTQLRQRLDDLINSQFRDTSRVYKTSGLLGFYGSQIKQTTLQDRFGLDSIFVDSVKGVHGTEETPQFVYAFNNYCVSSGKLSSTNFRISLNGFESPNANYVRILSEQGTPLINQLIQDSGIEEFRSAITCYLTEEKRPQLFKSLANDLEDICIKLKKHYQVAYRDLDSQPREIETMKQHELQRLNQQLQQVGRDFSQHIIEEVNLVINNSCDGFETDFKQLQSRMIRRLDELLDTFSVADAYRRATLSHPRNATAPLLAILVEAFYYLANQLEDILVESSEQVIANLFQRLMEKVRKSEYYRQLYRLLGNDAGIESKLKTLEKAVSQSLVDAASVECDRYVRESHLFYDEGTFSIYQFRQTLLQTSQGYDSESIVEAEPAIRQLLKLDFEPKVSQTIRKTFRQTINQILKTQLLPMTESQAEEILQQYPQARVYLEQTLAQEAEEKIANNRRLLNAVEQKIEAYNLAVTNINSCLQSMQLYNHLLPTISTTQSELVEDISASNGVLISDGLSGSMTQI
- a CDS encoding KGK domain-containing protein, translated to MEDNFNLSNCSDNDVFSVKDQVFKASQIRQALQKIFLEQLSKELYILLNDCGISIDPGGYIVGNRFYRYDSQFFEEGIECEILQPGTAGWQTGKVRINVNIEFIPDTSNTTASTSPLDDLRRRMNEE
- a CDS encoding HNH endonuclease; this encodes MNKTPCIHIPQSVRQYVFQRDKYQCQSCGKTGLETDLNIDHIIPLARGGQNDISNLQTLCCTCNQRKTDKIDHRFRRKFKI
- a CDS encoding AbfB domain-containing protein, producing the protein MVILPLYRQLTLNYPTYYIGQTNSLGYIQPVNSSSDTLTKNNATWNFVPGLANANCVSCESKTNSGYYLRHQGYRVQLNQNDNTDLFKADATFCPKLGLADTTALSFASFNDPTHYLRNRNYELRIEPQAGDIGYKNDASFQIAAPWIQ
- a CDS encoding mechanosensitive ion channel family protein, coding for MNFNQIIPVVLGLLTQFGLKLIGAIAIWFIGQNLIDFGLKLLRRAFRTQHIEPTLVNYLLNIVAVTLRIILIVAILGFFGVETTSFAALLAALGIAIGAAWSGLLANFAAGAFLMIFRPFKAGDLISAAGVTGTVAEIGLFTTTINTLDNVMTIVANNKIFSDNIENFSANPYRRVDLKAQIHHSVDHNEAIRLLKQRISQIPHVLNNPAPDVEILDFNLAGTVLAVRPYCHNQDYWQVYFDTNKAIKETFGEAGYPVPEQRYGFSGNTEDGNKPLISTSFQK